From the genome of Pseudomonas helvetica:
CACCACATCGCCGGCGACTTTCATCTCGCCGAGCTGGCTCAACTGCGAATCATCCAGCGCCACTTTAGCCAGCGGCTCCAGCACCTTGGCCAGGCCACCGCGATCCATCACCAACAGGAAGTCCTTCAGGCGACCATCCGCCCCACGCCACAGCGCCACGTCTGCTGGCTGATCGAATAGCTGTTCGATCAGGCTGTCCTGCAACTTGAGGTCATGCTCGTAAATGATCCGGCGCAGACTGCCGATCAACCCGAGGCGATCGGCATGGGCTTCGTAATAGAAGACGAAATCTTCGGTCAGGGTTTCCTTGAGAAATGGCACTGTCAGCAAGTCCTTGGGCAACTGGCTCAAGGAACGGGTTTCCAGCAGACCGTCCGGCCGGCTCATGCCCAGTTTGTCACTGGCCAACTGCGCAGGCGGCGCCTTGGGTTTGTGCATGAACCATCCCAACCCGCCCGCCACGCCGGCCACCAGGCACAGCCCGATCAGCAGCGCCGGCCAACGACGAGAGGTGTTGGCCGCAGGTGCGCCGGCGGCCGGGGAATCGGCCGGTGAAATCGTCTTATCGCTCATGTTCACGCTCATGTTCCCAAAGCTCGGCAATTCATCCGTGGTGCGGGATGTTCAATAGTTGAAAGTCTTGACCAGCAACAGATCACCGATAGCCCGCAAGGGCACGATGAACGTCTCGCGTTTTTCGTCGACGGTGTTTTCGTTGAGCACCAAATTGATCTGCGAGGTGATCACCTCGTTCTGGTTGCTGGACTCATCGAAGTTATAGCCGCCGCTGCCGAAGTTGCCCCAATAGTTCACGTAAACCAGATAGGTGCCATGCATCGGTGCAGTCATGGTGAACATTTCCGGGCCAGGGCCATCGACACCATCCGGGTCGAGGCCACCGCCATTGGTCAACGTCGTATGGGCGAAGAACGCATGCTGGCCATCGGGAGTAATGATGTGCAGATCGAGTTCGGCCTTCGGATCGTCCCAACCCAGCACCACGCGAATCCGCGCCGGGGTGCGCAGGTTATTCGCTTCATAGAACTGCACGCGCTTGAGCGACTTGCCTTCGGAACTACGAACTTCAACGCTGTTGGAACCGGCACCGAACGCATACGGTCGGGTGAAACGCCCGTTGTCATCGGTGTACAGATTCAGGGGATTGCCGTTGACCGCGAGGGTGTGAGGCCCGCGTAGTGTGCCAATGGCCTTGAGCTGCCCCTCGATCATCGTGCGATTGCGCTGCACGCCCCGATCGATGGGCGGTGTGGGATAGGCGACTTGAGGGTTTTCACTGCGGTCCAGCAGGCCGTTATAGCGCCAGCCACCCACCGGTTCCGAGACTTCGGCCGTGGGCCCTGCCCAGGCAGCCGAGGCGCAGACCAGTGTGATCAGCAGTGAAAGAAAACAACGCATGTGACGCCTCCTGCCATGCATAACGAAACCTTGCGCCCGGTCCTCGGCGCGTTACAGATCAAAAAACTGTGTTTCGTCAAAAAGACCCGTGGTTATTGGGTCGTAGAAAGCGCGAAGGTTAGCGATATGGACGGTTTTTAACAATCAGATACAACTAAATTTGCGGCGAGGATCACGCCCGCGGCTGGACGACGGACCGAAAAGTGGATCGATCGTCAACAGGTTCTGACATCAACGTGGCTTTTACCCCGCAACGGCTGCGCCAAATACCCCGCCCATTTGCCCCTCTCCCCCCTATCTGCTAGTGTCGCGCCGGTTTAACGTCTACCGGAAATCGCCGCCATGGCCCGCAAAAAAGCTGCACTGGATTTCGAACAATCCCTCGCCGACCTGCAAACGCTGGTCGAGCGCCTGGAGAACGGCGAGCTGTCGCTGGAAGACTCGTTGACCGCTTTTGAGCAAGGCATCGGTCTGACCCGTGATTGCCAGGCTGCGCTGGCGCAGGCCGAGCAGAAGGTTCAGGTGCTGCTTGAGCGTGATGGCGAGCTGTCCGAGGCTCCCTTTGACGCGGAACAGCCAGAATGATCGCGGCGTATTCGGCCAGCAGTCAGGCCCGGGTCAACGCGGCACTCGAAACCCTGTTCACCGCGCCGAGCCCTGAACTCGCACGTTTATATGAAGCCATGCGCTACAGCGTGATGAATGGTGGCAAACGCGTTCGTCCGTTGCTGGCCTATGCAGCCTGCGAAGCGCTGGGCGGTGAGGCTGAGCACGCCAACGGCGCGGCTTGTGCGGTGGAGCTGATCCACGCGTACTCGCTGGTGCACGACGATTTGCCGGCGATGGACGACGACGATCTGCGTCGCGGCCAACCGACCACGCACAAGAAATTCGACGAAGCCTGCGCGATTCTCGCCGGTGACGGCCTGCAAAGCCTGGCATTCAGCGCTTTGCTCGACCCGCGCCTGAATTCAGCCGACGCTGAAACC
Proteins encoded in this window:
- a CDS encoding YfaP family protein, whose protein sequence is MRCFLSLLITLVCASAAWAGPTAEVSEPVGGWRYNGLLDRSENPQVAYPTPPIDRGVQRNRTMIEGQLKAIGTLRGPHTLAVNGNPLNLYTDDNGRFTRPYAFGAGSNSVEVRSSEGKSLKRVQFYEANNLRTPARIRVVLGWDDPKAELDLHIITPDGQHAFFAHTTLTNGGGLDPDGVDGPGPEMFTMTAPMHGTYLVYVNYWGNFGSGGYNFDESSNQNEVITSQINLVLNENTVDEKRETFIVPLRAIGDLLLVKTFNY
- a CDS encoding exodeoxyribonuclease VII small subunit; its protein translation is MARKKAALDFEQSLADLQTLVERLENGELSLEDSLTAFEQGIGLTRDCQAALAQAEQKVQVLLERDGELSEAPFDAEQPE